A region of Anolis sagrei isolate rAnoSag1 chromosome 2, rAnoSag1.mat, whole genome shotgun sequence DNA encodes the following proteins:
- the TMEM52B gene encoding transmembrane protein 52B: protein MGKYTRVVSISALTFLSQVPCMQMQKSCTNADNCSDTEWVQLWYIWLVIAICGLFLFCGIACLCVRCCCLKCYHAREETNHPPYEVTVIAFDRDSSTLQSTITSLQSVLGPAAMRILAVAHAQSAVQARSQTAGTETPPVYEEAIHMNRFTVARSRERPPELQPVSEEKSTTNVHETK, encoded by the exons ATGGGAAAGTATACCAGGGTTGTGTCTATTTCTGCTTTGACATTCTTATCTCAG GTTCCTTGCATGCAAATGCAGAAGAGCTGTACAAATGCTGACAa CTGTTCAGACACAGAATGGGTGCAGCTCTGGTACATCTG GCTTGTCATTGCTATTTGTGGACTCTTCCTCTTCTGTGGCATAGCCTGCCTCTGTGTGCGGTGTTGCTGTCTTAAGTGCTACCATGCAAGAGAAGAAACAAATCATCCACCCTATGAGGTCACAGTCATTGCATTTGATCGAGACAGCAGCACCCTTCAAAGCACCATAACTT CCCTCCAATCAGTGCTTGGCCCTGCTGCTATGAGAATACTAGCAGTAGCTCATGCTCAAAGTGCTGTGCAAGCAAGATCTCAAACTGCTGGAACAGAGACACCACCAGTGTATGAAGAAGCCATCCACATGAATAGATTCACTGTGGCCAGAAGCAGAGAAAGACCCCCTGAACTTCAGCCAGTGTCAGAGGAGAAATCGACAACCAATGTCCATGAAACCAAATGA
- the OLR1 gene encoding oxidized low-density lipoprotein receptor 1 — translation MAEEVTYADLKFITLQQNKKDEFHQTKSKASSPAKPHWRSTAISLGIFCLVLLGTAGTLGFMAMQASQIVSSQKENLTLQKEMLENLLTEMNVLQAQNLNLSETVQQLSNHRGRQCSPCPEKWLQRGNNCYFFSTKWNTWDEGKSQCITLNSRFLKIESKEELEFILESAQPYNSYWIGLFRRRAEGPWLWEDNSTFITDLFNIPDAGSSNYPICVSIQGGNLIASDCLGYRFSICEKTADPTKPDHK, via the exons ATGGCTGAAGAAGTCACTTATGCTGATCTGAAGTTCATTACACTTCAGCAGAACAAAAAGGATGAGTTCCACCAAACCAAAAGCAAAG CGTCTTCCCCAGCAAAACCCCATTGGCGATCAACAGCAATCTCTCTTGGGATCTTCTGCTTGGTTCTGCTTGGAACAGCTGGAACTCTGGGATTCATGG CTATGCAGGCATCACAGATAGTGAGCAGTCAGAAGGAGAACCTGACCTTGCAGAAAGAGATGCTTGAAAATCTTCTCACAGAGATGAATGTTCTCCAAGCCCAGAATCTAAACCTTTCAGAGACTGTCCAACAACTGTCAAACCACAGAG GCCGCCAATGCAGTCCTTGCCCAGAAAAGTGGCTTCAGCGTGGAAACAACTGCTATTTCTTTTCAACCAAGTGGAACACCTGGGACGAAGGCAAATCTCAGTGCATTACTCTTAACTCCAGGTTTCTTAAAATAGAGAGTAAGGAAGAACTG GAGTTTATTCTTGAATCAGCACAGCCCTATAACTCTTACTGGATTGGTTTATTCCGCCGCAGAGCTGAAGGACCTTGGTTATGGGAGGACAACAGTACCTTTATCACTGACTT GTTTAACATTCCTGATGCTGGATCCAGCAATTATCCCATCTGTGTGTCTATTCAGGGTGGGAATCTAATTGCTTCTGATTGTTTAGGATACCGGTTTAGCATCTGTGAGAAAACGGCAGATCCAACAAAACCTGACCATAAGTGA